From Solanum lycopersicum chromosome 4, SLM_r2.1:
GACCATATGACCCATAGGGGCATTTCCAACAAAATATGTATGTGAAAGATCTCCAATGAAAGATTCTAAGGCAGACTCAGCACACTGCAAATAGTTGCaacttatattttcattttcctaACCCAAATTACTGAAATCAGCATAGAAATGGACTGATAAGTACTATTTACCTTGCGCAAATTCTCTTCAGACTCATAAACtttttcagggaaatgccagaCAGGCTTTCCACTACCTTGTGTGGTACCATGGACTAGAAGATAGAGTCTCTTGTCTAGTGCTCGCTGTAATGACCTTATGCATATCAATAAAATCTCATAATTAGTAACATGAAAAGGTTTTGTGTAGGGTTAGCACCTTTTAGCAAATTTTGACCAAGTGATGAGTTGAAAAAAAAGACGCAAGCTTTATTTTGTGGGGTAGAGAGGGTGAAGAAGGCaaataaaaggtaaaaaaaaaaacagtagcGCTGCATTCCTAATTTTAAGTACTTACACAATGCGCAATTGAAAAATCTCATGTAACTAACACATCAATTACTTCGAGACAATATTAAGGCATTTCAACATCAAAAATTTAGTTATGGTAAACAATTAGAAGTCAATAATCATCTATTGTCAGGAAATACGAGTCTGCTGAATTTAGTAAAGCAActcttgaaagaaaaatatcttCTAGTGCAATGTCCATATTCAAATTCTTGTATAATATTTGACAAAAGTTAGAAGTCCAAGCTTTGGTACCTTTGATCATTAGTCTTATCTGCTTCTGAGATTCGAGGAGCTGGTTTATAATCAATTTGATAATCACCTTTTCCCCTGCATGTAACATATAGATGTAACCGAGTCACTGACCATGTGGCATTTGACACTAGACAGAACAGTATGTGATAGCATGTTCAAGAAGAACCATGCACATATTTAATGGCTAATAAGGAAGAACACATGCTTGAAAAGGCAATAATACTACACAAGCAATTTAGACAAACTCTATTTCTAGAGTAAAGAAAAACGCTCAGAAAATCTTCATCACTTTTCGACTTTTATGCTCTCTTTGTGCTATTCAGCTCCTAAATCAATTTCACTGGTCTATTATGTTTAAACTTATTTCATACATCCTATGCACACTCTTCATACCATTCATTAgttaatatttcatcataaatgAAGATACATAATTCACAAGGAAAGGTATTCAATGGCAAGGTGTAATTCAAAAAATGCAACATCAATGTACCTGGTATCAGACTTCTTCAGAAAACTTTCTGGATACTCTCGCCGATATTGCTGCCTCCAACGAAAcctataaaagaaattaatcataaaattacTGCAATCAACTAAACACCAATTACGTTAAACAATCATCTACATTGTCATTCGCCAACTCTTGTTCATGAACCTTTGCTCTTTTTTATTCTCATTTTCTCCTTCTAACCCATTCTATAACCTCATTATTCTCAACTTCATTACACATTATCTCCTAAGCATTAGAAACCACTGCAAAATTTTGGACAAAAGAAACTATTTTCTTTCGTAGATTTACTTCATCAAACTTACAAAATAGCGAAGATTCATAATTTGACCTGACTAAGgcataaaattattgttttttagcACTATTTTTCTCAAGCAAACATATCAAAGTACCCCTTAATCCCTAATTAACCAGCACAGTTTCTGAAAAgcgaaaaaaaaaatcaacactaGTAAATGTTTTGATCATTCTATTATACGAACCAGCAATTATCGCTCTAAAAGTAAATCATTGTAATTGGATTACAAAAGGGATTGATTACACTTCGATTTCGTGCAACAATTGaacagaaaaaaagaaaaaacttacGAAAATTCTTGAAAAGCATATACAGTAGGATCGATTTTGGGTACCACTACCGGTAATCTTTCAAAGAGCACTGAAGCCACAATTTTATCATTGTTGAATGAAGAAAACCATCGTTTACCTATCGCAGATGAACAGCACCTCTGCATTTTCATAAACCCTAAAAACCCAAATTCCACAGTACTGAAAGTGAAATGAAATTTGGGGAAGGGTTATGGGCTTGGGACTCGGGTTGAAGTATATGGGCTTGGGACTCGGGTTGAAGTTCATGGGCTTGGGACTCGGGTTGAAGTTTATGGGCTTGGGACTTGGGTTTGAAGAATGAAATGTGAATCCCTTATAATTATGgcatttgttatttttcttatgaaatattaattatctaaattttattttaatcaattaaatattagtcattaatttttatctagTGTCATTTGCCTCACATTCAAGCAAGAATTTGGGGAAATGAAGAGGTGCCGAATCCAAAATACGGATTACTCTAATCCGTTCATACCTTGACATGAGTGACATTcaagtatttaattaaaaaaaaaggtatttttcttttattatatgcttttaaaataaacttgtACCGACACATTCAAGAATtataaaaagagtttttccaattctattttatataatttgattttacaaaatttctTACATTACATGGACGAATTTGGTGGCACAAAATAAGATAAAGGATATTAGAAACATGAGTTAGAgcggtataaatttattatattaataagggTTAAACATGCAATGCACTTTTCGAGGACTAGTTAATTAATAGTATATAATGAGTCCTATGCAACATAAATTTGAGATAGTTGAGCTTTAACGGGTATCGAGTGGGAGAtcaggaaaaaaaatacaacaataaaatatcaaactcaaaaaaCAATTTACATATAATTCATCCGACATTACATTATTATCATATGATTTTTGATATAGTTCGACTATAATATTGAATTTCAACGAACTATGATTAAAAATTCAGTCCCAaaactaattcaaattttacCCAAATAATCTGAAATTTTATATGATTAGTCTCGTCGACATGAatagttaaaaagaaaagaaacgtatttataatttaaagatgaacttaaacatactaaatttaaaaatttctcattttagtattaataatattattttataaccaCATTGATACcatgaaattttataatcatatattttaaaaatcttccTAGTCTTGATTAAAATGGCGTACCTAGTCAAACATGTTTCGATAAAATGAagcaaatgaaatataattaattagctAAAAGTGATTTAGGTAAAGAAAACAATTAAACCAACTCTTctgaataataaaatttaatctaaTATGATAGTATGTCTTTTTAAATATCCTGATATTTACCCTACTGAAATTATTATCGAGGGTCTTTTTGAAACAAACATTTACCTCCACGAGGCAGTGGGACTTGTGCCTTGGGACATAATTTCTTTGTCTAAACACACAACTTGTGCCAATGAAGCAGTGGCCTAGTGTTCTGTCAGACATTCTTCGTTGAAATAtacgaattatacaaatttagtttttcaatacatatatattaaatcttGAACGGCAACTTTTGGCTTCACCACTACACTAAGCATAACTTGTGTGATGGAATTTGAAATTCTTGGCTTGGAGTTAGTAGAGAATATATACTTTTCTTCTTTAGCATTCTATcatctttttaacttttttaagatttaaatagTGAATTCCATCACAACAATATTATTCATCTCTCAATTCCAAATATTAGTTTCCATACACACTTCaccttttttttcaataaaaaaaaagatggcTGATGCCTTTGTGTCATTGGCAGTTCAAAAATTGGGTGATTTCCTAATACAACAAGTTTCACTGAGAATAAGTCTGAGAGAAGAAGTTACATGGCTGAGAAATGAGTTACTCTTCATACACTCATTCCTCAAAGATGCCGAAATAAAGCAATGTGTAGATCATAGAGTTCAGCAATGGGTGTTTGAAATCAACACTATTGCTAATGATGCTGTTGCTATACTTGAGAGTTACACGTTCCAGGCTGATGGCGACGAATTTCCTAGTCGTCTCAAGGCTTGCGTTTGCATATATAGGAAGGAGAAGAAATTATACAATGTGGCAGAGGAGATTCAATCACTCAAACAGCGAATCATAGATATCTCTCGCAAACGAGAGACATATGGTATTACGAATATCAATTTAGGAGATCAAGGGCCAAGTAACCAGGTTACAACATTGAGGAGAACTACCTCATATATAGATGATGATCACATTTTTGTTGGCTTTCAGGATGTTGTACAAACATTGCTAGCTCAACTTCTCAAAGCAGAGCCTCGTCGAACCGTCCTCTCCATTTATGGAATGGGAGGATTAGGCAAGACCACTCTTGCAAGAAACCTCTACAAAAATCCTAATATATCCTCTCGCTTCCCTACACACGCTTGGATATGTGTTTCTCAAGAGTACAACACAATGGATCTTCTTAAGACTATCATAAAATCCATCCAAGGTCGCACCATGGGAACTCTAGGATTGTTGGAAAAGATGGATGAAAGAGATCTAGAAAACCACCTTCGTGATCTATTGAAAGAACGCAAATACCTTGTGGTGGTTGATGATGTCTGGCAAAGAGAAGCATGGGAGAGTTTGAAAAGAGCATTCCCGGATGACAAGAATGGCAGCAGAGTCATTATTACCACGCGCAAAGAGGATATCGCTGAAAGAGCAGCCGACAGAGGTTTTGTTCATAAACTTCGTTTCCTAAGTCAAGAAGAAAGTTGGGATCTCTTTCTTAGGAAACTACTTGATGTTCGAGCAATGGTTGCAGAAATGGAAAGTCTAGCTAAGGATATGGTGGAAAAGTGTAGAGGTTTACCTCTTGCAATTGTTGTATTGAGCGGACTACTTTCGCATAAAAAGGATCTAGATGAATGGCAAAAGGTGAAAGATCACCTTTGGAAGAGCATTAAAGAAGATAAATCTGTTGAAATCTCCAACATACTATCACTAAGCTACAATGATTTGTCAATTGAGCTCAAGCAGTGTTTTCTCTACTTTGGTATGTTTCCAGAAGATCGAGTGGTCAAGGCTGAAAACACAATATGGTTGTGGATGGCCGAGGGTTTCATACCAAGAGGAGAAGAAAGAATGGAGGATGTCGCTGAAGGCTTCTTGAATGAGCTGATACGACGAAGCTTGGTTCAAGTGGCTAAAACATTTTGGGGAAAAGTTACTGAATGTAGGGTTCATGATTTACTCCATGATCTTGTGATACAAAAGGCATTGGAGGTAAACTT
This genomic window contains:
- the LOC101265815 gene encoding uncharacterized protein, with the protein product MKMQRCCSSAIGKRWFSSFNNDKIVASVLFERLPVVVPKIDPTVYAFQEFSFRWRQQYRREYPESFLKKSDTRGKGDYQIDYKPAPRISEADKTNDQRSLQRALDKRLYLLVHGTTQGSGKPVWHFPEKVYESEENLRKCAESALESFIGDLSHTYFVGNAPMGHMVMQPTEDKKIPSIKRFFFKSQVIAANKFDIRKCDDFVWVTKDELLEYFPEQAEFLNKMIIS
- the LOC101265531 gene encoding disease resistance protein RPP13-like, whose translation is MADAFVSLAVQKLGDFLIQQVSLRISLREEVTWLRNELLFIHSFLKDAEIKQCVDHRVQQWVFEINTIANDAVAILESYTFQADGDEFPSRLKACVCIYRKEKKLYNVAEEIQSLKQRIIDISRKRETYGITNINLGDQGPSNQVTTLRRTTSYIDDDHIFVGFQDVVQTLLAQLLKAEPRRTVLSIYGMGGLGKTTLARNLYKNPNISSRFPTHAWICVSQEYNTMDLLKTIIKSIQGRTMGTLGLLEKMDERDLENHLRDLLKERKYLVVVDDVWQREAWESLKRAFPDDKNGSRVIITTRKEDIAERAADRGFVHKLRFLSQEESWDLFLRKLLDVRAMVAEMESLAKDMVEKCRGLPLAIVVLSGLLSHKKDLDEWQKVKDHLWKSIKEDKSVEISNILSLSYNDLSIELKQCFLYFGMFPEDRVVKAENTIWLWMAEGFIPRGEERMEDVAEGFLNELIRRSLVQVAKTFWGKVTECRVHDLLHDLVIQKALEVNFFDIYDPKRHSISSLSIRHVIHSQGERYPSLDLSNLKLRSIMVFDPDFRKLRSVLFKHLYVLHLDIHVGNRPIVPDAIGSLYHLKFLRLRGIRRLPSSIGNLKNLQTLCVNEGGQFNQLPLKTAELINLRHLVASYSEPLVHISKLTSLQVLQGVCCDQWKDVDPIDLVNLRELDMYDIKKFYSLNNISSLKNLSTLTLHCSNMESLPSLEFVNCCENLQKLCLDGGIEKLPLFPNSITMIALWNSALREDPMPILGMLPKLKNLQLFRAYEGKEIMCSDNSFIRLEFLILDYLWNLERWDLATSAMPLIKDLLIHRCSKLKEIPERMKDVKHFKHISHMKSYS